In Nitrospira sp., one genomic interval encodes:
- the gcvH gene encoding glycine cleavage system protein GcvH, producing the protein MIPSNLRYHQEHEWARVDGAQATIGISHFAQDALGDIVFIDLPKVGAKVTAGQQIGEVESTKTTSTIYTPLSGTIAKINTDLKDHPEVVNSDPYGKGWMVVIELSAPAEVDQLMTSTQYEEFLSKQKH; encoded by the coding sequence ATGATACCGTCCAATCTTCGTTATCACCAAGAGCATGAGTGGGCCCGTGTCGACGGTGCGCAGGCGACGATCGGCATCAGCCATTTCGCGCAGGACGCATTGGGCGACATCGTCTTTATCGATCTGCCCAAGGTCGGCGCCAAAGTCACCGCCGGTCAGCAGATCGGCGAAGTCGAGTCCACCAAGACCACCTCGACGATTTACACCCCTCTGAGCGGCACCATCGCCAAGATCAACACGGACCTCAAGGACCATCCCGAAGTCGTCAACTCGGACCCCTACGGCAAGGGTTGGATGGTGGTCATCGAACTCTCGGCTCCCGCTGAGGTGGACCAGCTCATGACGTCCACCCAATACGAGGAGTTTCTGAGCAAACAGAAACACTGA
- the lpdA gene encoding dihydrolipoyl dehydrogenase — protein MAKHLLILGAGPGGYVAAIRAAQLGARVTVIENQALGGVCLNWGCIPSKALLSVVELGDKAKKAKEVGLLLNGSVAYDPTAMVARKNKVVAALVKGIATLFKTWNIALVEGTGELVDARTIRVVRPDGSDLRVEGDGIIIATGSSWPKLPLFPIDGTQIITSKQALDLAQVPERLLIVGGGVEGCEFASLYSGLGTQVTMVELLPRVLPLEDEEISQTMERELKKRGVDVRVGVTVESLARQADVVSVHLQDGQSLNVNQVLVSVGRRFNSRGIGLERAGVHLGSRGEVVVNDRMETNVPGIYAIGDVVGKAMLAHVASAQGKVAAEQFLGHGSTMNYEVIPTGIFTLPEVGRAGLTEQQARDRSLAAGQDPQLAIKVGRFRYGGLGKAQATGDIQGFVKVISDASTDRILGVHILGAHATDLIHEAALAMQVKASVTDLAGMIHAHPTFSEGLMEAMEDVHGKAIHLARRPS, from the coding sequence ATGGCGAAGCACCTGCTCATTCTCGGCGCCGGACCCGGCGGGTATGTCGCGGCGATTCGCGCGGCCCAGCTCGGCGCGCGCGTCACCGTGATCGAAAATCAGGCGCTGGGCGGGGTCTGCCTCAACTGGGGCTGTATCCCCAGCAAGGCGCTACTCTCGGTCGTGGAGCTGGGCGACAAGGCGAAGAAAGCCAAAGAGGTCGGCCTTCTGCTGAACGGGTCGGTCGCATACGATCCCACCGCCATGGTGGCCAGAAAAAACAAGGTCGTCGCTGCCTTGGTGAAGGGAATCGCCACACTCTTCAAAACGTGGAATATCGCGCTGGTGGAAGGCACGGGTGAGTTGGTGGATGCGCGGACGATTCGCGTCGTGAGGCCGGATGGAAGCGACCTTCGGGTGGAGGGCGACGGCATCATCATCGCCACCGGTTCCTCCTGGCCGAAGCTGCCGTTGTTTCCTATCGATGGGACGCAGATTATCACCAGCAAACAGGCCTTGGACTTGGCCCAGGTTCCGGAGCGTCTGCTGATCGTGGGCGGCGGCGTGGAAGGCTGTGAATTTGCGTCGCTCTACAGCGGGCTCGGTACGCAGGTGACGATGGTCGAGCTCCTGCCGCGTGTCTTGCCTCTGGAGGATGAGGAGATCAGCCAGACGATGGAGCGCGAGCTGAAAAAGCGTGGCGTAGACGTGCGAGTCGGCGTCACCGTCGAGAGCCTGGCCCGACAGGCTGATGTCGTCTCCGTCCATCTGCAGGACGGACAGTCTTTGAATGTGAATCAGGTCCTCGTCTCAGTCGGACGCAGGTTCAATTCACGGGGAATCGGGCTCGAGCGGGCGGGGGTGCACCTCGGGAGCCGCGGGGAAGTGGTCGTGAATGACCGGATGGAGACCAACGTGCCCGGCATCTATGCGATCGGGGATGTGGTCGGAAAGGCCATGCTGGCGCACGTGGCGTCGGCGCAGGGAAAGGTAGCCGCCGAACAGTTTCTTGGGCATGGCAGCACCATGAACTATGAGGTCATTCCCACGGGGATTTTCACGCTACCGGAGGTCGGGCGGGCGGGCTTGACGGAACAGCAGGCGCGGGACCGTAGTCTGGCCGCGGGCCAGGATCCGCAGCTGGCGATCAAGGTTGGCCGGTTTCGTTACGGGGGGTTGGGGAAGGCTCAGGCGACGGGGGATATTCAAGGCTTTGTGAAGGTGATCTCCGATGCGAGCACGGATCGGATTCTGGGGGTACACATTCTCGGAGCCCACGCAACCGATCTCATTCATGAAGCCGCCCTGGCCATGCAGGTGAAGGCGTCGGTGACGGATCTGGCCGGCATGATTCACGCGCACCCCACTTTTTCCGAGGGGCTCATGGAAGCCATGGAGGATGTCCATGGGAAGGCGATTCATCTTGCGCGCAGACCGTCTTGA
- a CDS encoding helix-hairpin-helix domain-containing protein — MGRRFILRADRLEMLQSFLIKLAMVGVTLGALIWIGSVAPANQTRVMPLETAEPVAAQVAVQGERHSDDVNLPRQVDLNEATQLDLETLPGIGPKLAQRILDHRLAHGSFERIEDLRQVKGIGQKTFERLRPHVLVSRRATSPERKGTL; from the coding sequence ATGGGAAGGCGATTCATCTTGCGCGCAGACCGTCTTGAGATGCTCCAGTCGTTTCTGATCAAGTTGGCGATGGTCGGCGTGACGCTGGGGGCTTTGATTTGGATCGGCTCGGTCGCCCCCGCGAATCAAACGAGAGTCATGCCCTTGGAAACGGCCGAGCCGGTCGCCGCACAGGTCGCTGTGCAAGGGGAACGTCATTCGGACGACGTTAATCTCCCGCGGCAGGTCGATCTGAATGAGGCGACGCAGCTCGATCTGGAGACCTTGCCCGGGATCGGACCCAAACTGGCGCAGCGGATTCTTGACCATCGGCTCGCGCACGGCTCGTTCGAGCGTATTGAGGACCTTCGCCAGGTGAAGGGGATCGGCCAGAAAACATTTGAGCGGCTGCGGCCGCACGTGCTCGTCTCACGGCGGGCGACGTCTCCTGAGCGTAAAGGAACCCTGTGA
- a CDS encoding tyrosine--tRNA ligase — MTSLTQQLDLIRRGTVEVIQQNELEAKLARSIKEQRPLRVKAGFDPTAPDLHLGHTVLIHKLKHFQDLGHQVIFLIGDFTGMIGDPTGRSETRVALSREKVLENAKTYERQIFKILDPDKTQVAFNSRWMSKMTADGLIELSAHYNVARMLEREDFHKRYTEQKPISIHEFLYPLIQGYDSVELKADIELGGTDQKFNLLMGRDLQRDYGQDAQVVITMPLLEGTDGIRKMSKSIGNYIALEDTPGDMFGKLMSISDVLMHRYYELLTTEDLALVKTQHPMESKLNLAYGIVARYHGAAAGEAARAAFRQKFTEREFPEQPDAHVLLTSADVKDRSAPAIGLVDLIARTGLVPSKSEARRLIAQGGVEVDGQKLTDANAMLPLTAGRLLRLRVGRRKFAVAEYKN, encoded by the coding sequence GTGACGTCCCTCACGCAACAACTGGATCTCATTCGTCGGGGTACGGTGGAGGTCATCCAGCAAAACGAGTTGGAGGCAAAGCTGGCCCGTTCCATCAAAGAGCAGCGCCCGCTTCGTGTGAAGGCCGGCTTCGATCCCACGGCCCCCGATCTTCACCTCGGGCATACCGTCCTGATCCACAAGCTGAAACACTTTCAGGACTTGGGGCACCAGGTGATTTTTCTCATCGGCGATTTTACCGGCATGATCGGCGATCCGACCGGTCGGTCGGAAACACGGGTGGCCCTGTCCAGAGAAAAGGTTCTGGAGAACGCCAAGACCTATGAACGGCAAATCTTCAAGATTCTGGATCCGGATAAAACGCAGGTAGCGTTCAACAGCCGCTGGATGAGCAAGATGACTGCGGACGGCCTGATCGAATTGAGCGCTCACTACAATGTTGCGCGGATGTTGGAACGGGAGGATTTTCACAAGCGTTATACGGAGCAGAAGCCGATCAGCATTCATGAGTTCCTGTATCCCTTGATTCAGGGTTACGATTCCGTCGAACTGAAGGCCGATATCGAGCTGGGCGGTACCGATCAGAAGTTCAACCTGCTGATGGGCCGTGACTTGCAACGGGATTACGGCCAGGACGCGCAAGTGGTGATCACGATGCCGCTCTTGGAGGGAACGGACGGCATCCGCAAGATGAGCAAGAGCATCGGCAACTATATCGCGCTGGAGGATACTCCCGGCGACATGTTCGGCAAGCTGATGTCGATCAGCGATGTGCTGATGCATCGCTACTATGAGCTGTTGACGACGGAAGATCTGGCGTTGGTAAAGACTCAACATCCGATGGAGTCCAAGCTCAATCTCGCCTACGGGATTGTTGCGCGGTATCACGGAGCTGCGGCAGGCGAGGCAGCCAGAGCGGCCTTTCGACAGAAGTTCACGGAGCGCGAGTTTCCGGAACAACCGGACGCCCATGTGCTCTTGACGTCGGCTGATGTCAAGGATCGGTCGGCACCGGCCATCGGCCTCGTCGACCTGATCGCCCGAACCGGCCTGGTACCGAGTAAGAGCGAGGCTCGGCGGCTCATCGCGCAGGGCGGAGTCGAAGTGGACGGGCAAAAGTTGACGGACGCCAACGCGATGCTGCCCCTGACGGCCGGCCGGTTGTTGCGATTACGGGTGGGCCGCCGCAAGTTCGCGGTGGCGGAATATAAGAACTGA
- a CDS encoding response regulator transcription factor produces the protein MTLSRQIPSSVRMVLVSSNYLVRVGLRRIMENTLGVILVGESHGGASAQDLVLHERPDIAILDIEPDMRITELTRNLRKSVPSLKIILLSGWDDIAQAKQALTAGASSIVLKCQPPSVLLATVESLAEAATAALLASSNQALINNRAEQPVSPGTSSPPAWPSSLTDRERTVIALLGKGLSNRDIAGQLCISETTVRHHLTSIFDKLGVPNRQKLLIRAHQYGLVELTASA, from the coding sequence ATGACCCTGTCGAGACAAATTCCCTCTTCCGTGCGAATGGTGCTGGTGAGCAGTAACTATCTGGTTCGGGTGGGGTTGCGACGAATTATGGAAAATACCCTCGGTGTGATCCTCGTAGGAGAATCGCACGGTGGAGCCTCTGCTCAGGACCTCGTGTTGCATGAACGCCCCGACATCGCCATTCTTGATATCGAGCCCGACATGCGCATCACCGAATTGACCAGAAATTTACGGAAATCCGTCCCGTCGTTGAAGATCATTCTGCTGAGCGGATGGGATGACATTGCTCAAGCGAAACAGGCCTTGACGGCGGGAGCCAGCAGCATCGTGCTCAAATGCCAACCGCCGTCCGTTCTTTTGGCCACCGTCGAAAGCCTGGCCGAAGCTGCCACGGCTGCGTTACTGGCTTCCTCTAACCAAGCCCTGATCAATAATAGGGCGGAACAGCCGGTCAGCCCTGGCACCTCATCCCCACCAGCATGGCCGAGTTCCTTGACGGACCGCGAACGAACCGTCATTGCGCTGCTCGGCAAAGGGCTTTCGAATCGAGACATTGCCGGCCAGCTCTGCATTTCGGAAACAACCGTCCGCCACCATTTGACCAGCATCTTCGATAAACTTGGTGTCCCGAACCGCCAGAAACTCCTCATCCGCGCCCATCAGTACGGCCTGGTCGAACTGACCGCGTCGGCCTAG
- a CDS encoding UpxY family transcription antiterminator, with protein MSILSPPELQFADASSRLVSTDAHWYAVSTRSRHERSVRDRLAAIGVEPFLPLTKTLRQWSDRKVWTEMPLFSGYCFARFSLRDSLSILQTPGVVRIVGSIGPESVPDEELMALKALSTSERAMEPHEYYIEGAWVEVIRGPLAGIRGQLIRRAGAHGLVIRVHLIQQAAAVHIDMTEVRILDGVAS; from the coding sequence ATGTCGATACTCTCTCCGCCGGAACTTCAATTCGCCGATGCCTCATCGCGACTGGTCTCTACGGACGCTCACTGGTATGCCGTCAGCACCAGATCACGTCATGAGAGGTCAGTCCGCGATCGGCTCGCGGCCATCGGGGTCGAACCGTTTCTTCCCCTGACGAAAACTCTGCGCCAGTGGTCAGACCGAAAAGTCTGGACGGAGATGCCGCTTTTCAGCGGGTACTGCTTCGCAAGATTTTCGCTCCGCGATAGTCTGTCGATTCTCCAAACTCCTGGTGTCGTCAGAATTGTAGGGTCGATCGGGCCGGAATCAGTGCCGGACGAAGAGTTGATGGCGTTGAAGGCCTTATCTACCAGCGAGCGCGCGATGGAGCCTCATGAGTATTACATCGAGGGAGCGTGGGTGGAAGTCATCCGAGGTCCCTTGGCCGGCATTCGAGGGCAGCTGATACGACGGGCTGGAGCTCATGGTTTAGTCATTCGGGTCCATCTCATACAGCAGGCGGCCGCCGTACATATTGATATGACCGAAGTGCGGATTCTTGATGGCGTGGCCTCCTGA
- a CDS encoding transposase, giving the protein MRSKSRKPVRFTEDQKKRIVAKGVHVPVATVCQEFNISLSTFYRWRLRFAQPKSQEGTRLHDLESENRRLKRQVAELWLDYTSLRNALINGMGREC; this is encoded by the coding sequence ATGCGATCCAAATCTCGTAAACCAGTTCGATTTACCGAGGACCAGAAAAAGCGAATCGTAGCCAAAGGTGTTCATGTCCCGGTGGCGACGGTCTGTCAGGAATTCAACATCTCCCTGAGCACGTTCTACCGCTGGCGATTGCGATTTGCACAGCCCAAAAGCCAGGAGGGAACGCGCTTGCACGACCTTGAATCAGAAAACCGACGCCTGAAACGGCAGGTGGCCGAACTGTGGCTGGACTACACCAGCCTCAGAAACGCGCTGATCAACGGGATGGGACGGGAGTGTTGA
- a CDS encoding outer membrane beta-barrel protein, giving the protein MTPDWPKTGYYPVYPGSFSRPTGEEGIAVGAARLHPMIGVAEIYTDNVFRTNTNRRSDFATTLAPGIQAELPFAGRHTFVADYRSNIQLFHQNPSNNVQDQTASGRFSFDFPGGMRIDLQGEHKLGHDPRGSALDTQNVEVNKWTANSVLGRLTYEGAMAGVRLNLSSTRWTYLNNEQNLFRNRLSNYAGVTLFGNLTSKTALVANFAANQEVYDESKTLNSTTYSASTGLQWNVTEKTSGEILAGYQHLKFANAESGQTVAGLQFPRSSDSYGNFFFVGNLSWKPTPFLTLYLQGYRSFQQSVVLNTLFFTSTGANFSAIHTLTDSTALTLNAGVENDSFENPAPTPDNPNRVDLIKNVAVGVRYRTVKWAGLALQYIFEDRSSNVDRFNYYANSVMLSLQATF; this is encoded by the coding sequence ATGACTCCCGATTGGCCGAAAACCGGGTATTATCCCGTCTATCCGGGCTCCTTCTCCAGGCCGACCGGGGAGGAGGGTATTGCGGTCGGTGCTGCGCGACTGCATCCGATGATCGGAGTGGCGGAAATTTATACGGACAACGTGTTCCGAACGAATACCAATCGACGCAGTGATTTCGCGACGACCCTGGCACCGGGAATCCAGGCTGAGTTGCCGTTTGCGGGCCGCCACACCTTTGTGGCCGATTATCGCAGCAACATCCAATTGTTTCACCAGAATCCCTCGAATAACGTCCAGGATCAAACCGCGTCCGGACGATTCAGCTTCGATTTTCCCGGCGGCATGCGGATCGACCTGCAGGGCGAGCACAAGTTGGGACACGATCCCCGTGGCTCGGCCCTCGATACCCAAAACGTGGAGGTCAACAAGTGGACCGCCAACAGCGTGCTTGGCCGCCTGACTTATGAAGGGGCCATGGCGGGTGTCCGGCTCAACCTCTCATCGACTCGTTGGACGTACTTGAACAACGAGCAGAACCTGTTCCGCAATCGCTTGAGCAATTATGCCGGGGTGACGCTCTTTGGGAACTTGACGAGCAAGACGGCGCTGGTGGCCAACTTTGCAGCCAATCAAGAGGTCTACGACGAAAGTAAGACGCTGAACAGCACAACCTACAGCGCCAGCACGGGGCTCCAATGGAATGTGACGGAGAAGACTTCAGGCGAAATTTTGGCCGGCTACCAGCATCTCAAGTTTGCCAATGCCGAATCCGGACAAACGGTGGCAGGACTTCAGTTCCCGAGGAGTAGCGACTCGTACGGCAATTTCTTTTTTGTCGGCAACCTATCGTGGAAACCGACGCCGTTCTTGACTCTGTACCTTCAAGGGTATCGGAGTTTTCAGCAATCGGTCGTGCTGAACACGCTGTTCTTTACATCAACGGGAGCCAACTTTTCCGCCATCCACACGTTGACGGATAGCACCGCGTTGACGCTGAATGCCGGCGTCGAAAACGATAGTTTCGAAAATCCGGCTCCCACGCCCGACAATCCCAACAGGGTGGACCTGATCAAAAATGTGGCGGTCGGAGTTCGATACCGAACCGTGAAGTGGGCGGGCCTGGCGCTGCAATACATTTTCGAAGATCGAAGCTCCAACGTCGACCGATTCAACTATTATGCTAATTCGGTCATGCTTTCGCTGCAAGCCACCTTTTAG
- a CDS encoding polysaccharide biosynthesis tyrosine autokinase yields the protein MNAKPMVLDEAEQTLSEYATACWRHRWLIVLVAGCFGFGAAVWSFLQVPVYQAKATVVIDNPTPGGLDKDKSFYPDNSPEYFQTHFELMKSHFVLQRTARLLDLAERDEYQPKPSVIRQFVKSLMPESVLAFVRPPKKEEVDPADDAEEALIKQFAQDIEIMPIRGARLAHVTANAIEPELAAQIANTLVSVYIERNQELSANSKEQAAQWFTTHLEELRQKVQNSQQALYLFRAKHGLLTGEERKSVAAHTLAELNSQLVKTEMAKAEAHSRFLQIRSVLNPQGAGTAGLDWSKLDSQIQVLNSPLIQTLRAQEITVSAQVAELSEKYGPLHPKLAHMKAELQDLRQRTQQEVQKIYDSVKHQYDMALAQDKAVKEAITRYNTDKIRLEQNEIEHSMLERDAETSQHLYDVFLKATKETDLSSGMRANNVYLADPAAPSSVPSKPRTKLNIMLGLLAGLMSGVGLAIFVEGRSKKLMAPADVERYLPNVSLLGVVPRLSKAAAQKKALAPPNALTPVAESFRIIRTSLLLSNPDMLPSRILITSPGENEGKTTLAVNLAMAMAQLEDTQVVLIDVDFRNQQIHPLYEVGSPEQPPKGLGHLLRGEASLADVVHQTFVSNLSVIPHGGRPANPTELLHSKSMAQLLNWGATNRYHIILDCPPVLPIADAAVLASKVDGVLLVVSAGETTRDACHLAIQRIKQAGGRLLGVVMQKAPVADSPYYYGAYQQQR from the coding sequence GTGAACGCAAAACCTATGGTATTGGATGAAGCCGAGCAAACACTCAGCGAGTATGCGACCGCCTGTTGGCGACATCGCTGGTTGATCGTGCTCGTGGCCGGATGTTTTGGGTTCGGGGCGGCGGTCTGGTCTTTTCTCCAAGTTCCGGTCTATCAGGCCAAGGCCACCGTGGTGATCGATAATCCGACCCCTGGTGGGTTGGACAAGGATAAGTCGTTCTACCCGGACAATAGTCCCGAGTATTTTCAAACCCATTTTGAGTTGATGAAGAGCCATTTTGTGCTGCAGCGGACGGCCAGGTTGCTGGATTTGGCGGAGCGCGACGAGTATCAACCCAAGCCCTCCGTGATCAGGCAATTCGTCAAGTCGCTCATGCCGGAATCGGTACTCGCGTTCGTGCGGCCGCCCAAGAAAGAGGAGGTCGATCCCGCCGACGACGCCGAGGAAGCCTTGATCAAGCAGTTTGCCCAGGACATCGAAATCATGCCGATCCGCGGTGCGCGGTTGGCGCATGTCACGGCCAATGCCATCGAACCGGAACTTGCCGCCCAGATCGCCAACACGCTCGTGTCGGTTTATATCGAGCGTAATCAGGAACTCAGCGCCAATTCCAAGGAACAGGCTGCGCAATGGTTCACGACCCACCTCGAAGAGTTGCGGCAAAAGGTACAGAACTCCCAGCAGGCACTCTATCTGTTTCGAGCCAAGCACGGGTTGTTGACCGGCGAAGAGCGAAAATCGGTCGCGGCCCATACATTGGCGGAGTTGAATTCACAGTTGGTCAAGACCGAGATGGCCAAGGCCGAAGCACACTCGCGGTTTCTGCAAATTCGATCGGTGCTGAATCCGCAAGGAGCGGGAACGGCGGGGTTAGATTGGTCGAAGCTGGATTCCCAGATTCAGGTCCTGAATTCGCCGTTGATACAAACCCTCCGTGCGCAAGAAATCACCGTGTCGGCGCAGGTGGCGGAGCTGTCGGAAAAGTATGGGCCGCTCCATCCCAAATTGGCACATATGAAGGCAGAGTTACAGGACCTGCGGCAGCGGACTCAGCAAGAGGTCCAAAAGATCTACGATTCCGTCAAACATCAATATGACATGGCCTTGGCGCAGGACAAAGCCGTGAAGGAGGCGATCACTCGGTACAATACCGATAAGATCCGTCTGGAGCAGAACGAAATCGAGCACAGCATGCTGGAACGTGATGCCGAAACGAGCCAGCATCTGTACGACGTCTTCCTCAAGGCGACGAAGGAAACGGATCTCTCCTCGGGGATGCGGGCCAACAATGTGTACTTGGCCGATCCGGCCGCTCCAAGTTCGGTCCCCTCCAAGCCGCGGACCAAGCTCAACATTATGTTGGGGCTTTTGGCTGGATTGATGAGCGGGGTCGGGTTGGCGATATTCGTCGAAGGCCGAAGCAAGAAACTCATGGCGCCGGCCGACGTCGAACGTTATCTCCCAAATGTGTCTTTACTCGGGGTCGTGCCGCGACTCTCTAAGGCCGCAGCCCAAAAGAAAGCCTTGGCGCCGCCCAACGCGTTGACACCGGTCGCAGAAAGTTTCCGCATCATTCGCACCAGTCTTCTCTTGTCGAACCCCGACATGCTGCCCTCTCGCATCTTAATCACGAGTCCCGGGGAAAACGAAGGCAAGACGACCCTGGCGGTCAACTTGGCGATGGCGATGGCTCAGTTGGAGGATACGCAGGTCGTTCTCATCGACGTGGACTTCCGCAACCAACAAATTCATCCCCTCTATGAAGTGGGGAGTCCCGAGCAGCCGCCCAAAGGATTGGGACATCTCTTGCGAGGCGAGGCGAGCTTGGCCGACGTCGTGCACCAGACGTTCGTCAGCAACCTTTCCGTCATCCCGCACGGAGGGCGTCCGGCGAATCCGACGGAATTGCTCCACTCCAAATCCATGGCCCAATTGCTCAACTGGGGAGCCACCAATCGCTATCACATCATCCTAGACTGTCCGCCGGTCCTGCCCATCGCCGATGCCGCGGTGCTGGCCTCCAAGGTGGACGGCGTCTTATTGGTCGTGAGTGCGGGAGAAACGACCCGCGATGCGTGCCACCTCGCCATACAACGCATCAAGCAAGCCGGCGGGCGGCTGCTGGGGGTGGTGATGCAGAAGGCGCCCGTGGCCGACTCGCCCTATTACTACGGGGCCTACCAGCAGCAGCGTTGA
- a CDS encoding virulence factor MviN produces MIHGLRIGLNWWTAWQRQASNRRVLAALFTVGGCSLLAKVSAFAKDAVVAYQFGRGDELDAFLIALVVPQFTITLLGGSLNAALIPTYIQVREQEGPEAAQRVFSTVTMLTGNFLLLTCLVLMLSAPWLMPILAGGYAPEKLSLAKALYAVLLSTVLFSGIGTTWGAVLNAGNRFAWAAAVPMVTSFTTMLAVLLLARFWSVYALAAAAVMGAFIEAALLGWQLKRVGVSLVPQWYGLNQATRQVLGQYWPMVAAAFLMGSTHLISQGMAAMLDPGSVSALGYGNKLTAVLLGIGATAVGTAFLPHFSNMAASGDWVGMRHTLVTYSGLLLAATVPLSALLIYLSEPLVGILFQRGAFNAGDTHVVGQVQAAYLLQVPFYLMGMLCVRCVTALRSTQVMVWGNIINLVACILLTYLFMRLFGVVGIALATSAMYGISCLFLMVVSWMLLQAHLSRAKVA; encoded by the coding sequence ATGATTCACGGCCTTCGGATCGGATTGAACTGGTGGACCGCATGGCAACGTCAAGCCTCCAACCGCCGGGTGTTAGCGGCTTTGTTCACGGTCGGGGGTTGCTCGCTGCTCGCCAAGGTGTCGGCCTTCGCCAAGGATGCGGTCGTGGCCTATCAATTCGGGCGGGGCGACGAGTTGGACGCGTTTCTCATTGCGCTGGTCGTGCCCCAGTTCACCATTACTCTGCTGGGCGGATCGCTGAATGCCGCTCTGATCCCTACCTATATTCAGGTTCGAGAGCAGGAAGGGCCGGAAGCGGCGCAACGAGTGTTCTCGACGGTCACGATGTTGACCGGGAACTTTCTGCTGTTGACCTGTCTGGTGCTGATGCTGTCCGCACCATGGCTGATGCCGATCTTGGCCGGGGGGTATGCTCCCGAAAAACTCTCCCTGGCAAAGGCGTTGTACGCAGTCCTCTTGAGCACGGTCTTGTTCAGCGGGATCGGAACGACCTGGGGAGCGGTGTTGAATGCCGGAAACCGGTTCGCGTGGGCTGCGGCGGTTCCCATGGTGACGTCGTTCACTACCATGCTGGCGGTGCTGTTGCTGGCTCGTTTTTGGTCGGTGTATGCGTTGGCGGCTGCGGCGGTCATGGGAGCGTTCATCGAGGCTGCGTTGCTCGGATGGCAGTTGAAGCGGGTGGGGGTCTCGTTGGTTCCCCAGTGGTACGGTCTTAACCAGGCGACCAGACAGGTGCTCGGGCAGTACTGGCCCATGGTTGCGGCGGCATTTCTGATGGGAAGTACGCATCTCATCAGTCAAGGGATGGCTGCGATGTTGGATCCTGGTAGCGTGTCGGCCCTGGGGTATGGAAACAAACTGACGGCCGTCTTGCTGGGTATCGGAGCAACAGCCGTGGGCACGGCCTTTCTGCCGCACTTCTCCAACATGGCCGCATCGGGTGATTGGGTCGGTATGCGCCACACCCTGGTGACGTATAGCGGGCTTTTGCTTGCTGCGACAGTCCCGCTGTCGGCCTTGCTGATCTACCTGTCGGAGCCCCTTGTCGGAATCTTGTTTCAACGAGGCGCATTCAATGCCGGGGATACGCATGTCGTGGGACAGGTGCAGGCTGCCTATCTGCTGCAGGTCCCATTTTATCTGATGGGCATGTTGTGCGTCCGCTGTGTGACGGCACTCCGCTCTACACAGGTGATGGTCTGGGGCAACATCATCAACCTGGTGGCATGCATCCTTTTGACGTACCTGTTCATGCGCCTGTTCGGGGTAGTGGGGATTGCTCTTGCCACCAGCGCGATGTACGGCATTTCCTGCCTGTTTTTGATGGTGGTCTCCTGGATGCTGTTGCAGGCCCATCTCAGCCGTGCCAAGGTGGCCTGA